In Arachis hypogaea cultivar Tifrunner chromosome 17, arahy.Tifrunner.gnm2.J5K5, whole genome shotgun sequence, a single window of DNA contains:
- the LOC112765166 gene encoding probable protein phosphatase 2C 25 has translation MSCSVAVSNSPVFSPPSSLFYSKPSIITSISAAAASSTASSCSSPASSSSPSPSSPSSSPLRLRLPKPPIPASLSGVVAVSASATSPNGTVLKRKRPARLDIPVSSLAFGIPPTPSVAPPRDVVEEERDAFSVYCKRGRREYMEDRYSAADNLRGQQKLAFFGIFDGHGGAKAAEFVANNLEKNVLDEVILSEEEDSIEEAVKRGYLKTDSAFLKSDLHGGSCCVTALIRNGNLAVSNAGDCRAVISRGGVAEALTSDHRPSREDERERIETLGGYVDLCRGVWRIQGSLAVSRGIGDRHLKQWVIAEPETKVIRIEPEHDLLILASDGLWDKVSNQEAVDIARPLCVGSSKPQPLLACKKLVDLSVSRGSMDDTSVMLIMLGRYI, from the exons ATGTCTTGCTCCGTCGCAGTTTCCAATTCTCCAGTGTTCTCTCCTCCGTCGTCGCTATTCTACTCCAAGCCTTCAATCATTACTTCAATTTCTGCTGCTGCGGCTTCTTCTACGGCGTCGTCTTGCTCTTctcccgcttcttcttcttctccttctccttcttctccttcttcgtcGCCGTTGCGTCTTCGTCTTCCCAAGCCGCCTATTCCCGCTTCGCTTTCCGGTGTTGTTGCCGTTTCAGCTTCCGCTACGTCACCAAACGGCACCgttttgaagaggaagaggccTGCTAGGCTTGATATACCTGTTAGCTCCTTGGCCTTTGGGATTCCGCCCACACCCTCTGTTGCGCCGCCGCGTGATGTTGTGGAGGAGGAGCGTGATGCCTTCTCTGTTTATTGCAAGAGAGGGAGGAGGGAGTACATGGAAGATCGCTACTCCGCAGCTGATAACCTACGCGGCCAACAAAAACTG gcattttttggaattttcgatgGGCACGGTGGTGCAAAAGCTGCCGAATTTGTGgcaaataacttagaaaagaatGTGTTAGATGAAGTGATTCTTAGCGAAGAAGAAGATAGCATTGAGGAGGCTGTGAAGCGCGGTTATCTCAAGACTGATTCTGCTTTCTTGAAAAGTGATCTCCATGGCGGATCTTGCTGTGTCACCGCTTTGATTCGCAATGGTAACCTTGCTGTGTCCAATGCCGGCGATTGCCGCGCCGTTATAAGCAGAGGAGGGGTTGCTGAGGCCCTCACTTCCGATCACCGCCCTTCCCGGGAAGATGAAAGGGAAAGAATTGAGACTCTG GGTGGCTATGTTGATCTGTGCCGCGGAGTTTGGAGGATCCAAGGATCCCTTGCTGTGTCGAGGGGAATCGGCGATAGGCACCTAAAACAATGGGTGATCGCGGAACCCGAGACCAAAGTTATCAGGATCGAACCTGAACATGACTTGTTAATCTTAGCTTCAGATGGATTATGGGATAAG GTTAGTAACCAAGAAGCAGTAGACATCGCTCGACCTCTTTGCGTAGGTAGCAGCAAGCCGCAGCCATTGCTGGCATGTAAAAAGCTTGTAGATTTGTCCGTTTCCCGCGGCTCCATGGATGATACAAGTGTTATGCTTATCATGCTTGGCCGCTACATTTGa